The following proteins are encoded in a genomic region of Brachypodium distachyon strain Bd21 chromosome 1, Brachypodium_distachyon_v3.0, whole genome shotgun sequence:
- the LOC100837526 gene encoding uncharacterized protein LOC100837526 isoform X1, whose translation MRRSSSGARVSEGGDASSSSSTVGHHGDDTALPTFDPLSAAGRREAARVRELGRAVHCIPLLLLLCALVLWLSAAASPVLLGLVSQLLEEHWVVLQLLWEPVSSSNHQLV comes from the exons ATGCGGCGGTCGTCGAGCGGGGCGCGCGTGTCGGAGGGCGGCgacgcgtcctcctcctcctcgacggtgGGCCACCACGGCGACGACACGGCGCTCCCGACGTTCGACCCGCTGTcggcggccgggcggcgggaggccgcgCGGGTGCGGGAGCTGGGGCGCGCCGTGCACTGCatcccgctgctgctgctcctctgcgCCCTCGTGCTCtggctctccgccgccgcctcccccgttCTTCTCG GACTCGTGAGCCAATTATTAGAGGAACATTGGGTTGTTCTCCAGTTGCTTTGGGAACCTGTCTCCAGCTCAAATCATCAGTTGGTTTAG
- the LOC100837526 gene encoding uncharacterized protein LOC100837526 isoform X2, translating into MRRSSSGARVSEGGDASSSSSTVGHHGDDTALPTFDPLSAAGRREAARVRELGRAVHCIPLLLLLCALVLWLSAAASPVLLD; encoded by the exons ATGCGGCGGTCGTCGAGCGGGGCGCGCGTGTCGGAGGGCGGCgacgcgtcctcctcctcctcgacggtgGGCCACCACGGCGACGACACGGCGCTCCCGACGTTCGACCCGCTGTcggcggccgggcggcgggaggccgcgCGGGTGCGGGAGCTGGGGCGCGCCGTGCACTGCatcccgctgctgctgctcctctgcgCCCTCGTGCTCtggctctccgccgccgcctcccccgttCTTCTCG ATTGA